The genomic region CCTCTATTATTATTGGATACAAAATCCCAGGTACTTCCTTCAAAACAACTGGCAGAAGCATCATTAAATAGCGTTACATCAAACGTCCCAGTGTTGTTAGGATAAGTAATGTTGGTAAGCGTCCATGTTCCATCAAACGTCTTTCTTGCTTCTTTGGCTACTTTACTTGGCCCGCCACAAGACACTAATAAAATAAGTAGTGCTGTAATTGAAATTACTTTCTTCATAGTAGTAGTTTTTATAAAAAAAAAACCAAATGCAGCGCAACATGTTTTTGAGGTCTACATTGGATAAATTTTCGTTGCTGCTTCGATTATCGTCTAAACAGTCTGCTTAATAATGAAATAACCAGTAAAACGATAAAGATGTAGAAAATGATCTTAGCGATCTCTGTTGCTCCGGAAGCGATCCCTCCAAATCCAAAAATTGCGGCTACAATAGCAATGATTAGGAAAATTACAATTAAACGTATCATAATAGATTTTTTTGATTAGCTATGCCTAAATTAGCGCAGGGATTCAGTGCAGACAAAAGATTATTAATACTTTAACAGAGGTGTTGTTAACAATTCTTAATTACATGACTCGAAAAAGCAATAGTTATTAATATTCTATTAATTCTTTTAGTTTTTGTTGAAATTTTTGGTAGGGTAAATAACCGCTTTCCAAGGCAGGAGAAAAAGGAATTGGTGTTTCCAGACTGCCCAGTCTCATTACAGGAGCATCTAAAAACTCGAAACAA from Zunongwangia profunda SM-A87 harbors:
- a CDS encoding DUF1328 domain-containing protein, producing the protein MIRLIVIFLIIAIVAAIFGFGGIASGATEIAKIIFYIFIVLLVISLLSRLFRR